A segment of the Arachis hypogaea cultivar Tifrunner chromosome 5, arahy.Tifrunner.gnm2.J5K5, whole genome shotgun sequence genome:
CTATAATTTGTTTAATATACACCATTTTTTGCAGAATAGCTGCAAGTTTGCTTTGATTTTTATGTCAAGCTTTTGCCAAAAATAAGCGGCATATCATGGTGGGAAGAGACTTTTACCAAAAATAAGCGGCATAACATAGAAGTGGTATTCTGTACTTTTTTAGCATGCATCCAACTATGACTTAGTTTCTTTTTAATTACTAGCAACATATCATGCATATAATAACAACAAAAAACATTATGTAGTAGCATATATGCTGTCTGATTGTGTTGTTGGTAATGAAATAATTGAATAAAAGTTCTTAATGATATTTATTATCAACTAAagtggatgttcattttattattatgCAGATGGTTCATTTATTCGAAAAGTGGATGTTTATTTTACTTATAATATTGATCTTTTGCTTGATTTGCTGAATTCTGCATGTACATGCTTTACTAGTTTCTTTTTTTAAGTGGTTTTGGAGTAATGGAGAAAAATTGGATTAGacttagtttatgttttcttgaaTTGAACATGGGTTTGAGTTAGGCTATGTAAACATGGTGCACGGATGAAATTTTGGTTAATTTGTTAGATGTTTATTATCAACTAAAGCGGATGTTCATTTACTATGTATGcatatgttcattttattttgtgttgAAATTGAATTTCACACTGTTTTATTGGTTATAGTGAAAGCAATTATTTAGTAAATCATTTAGTTATGCTTTTTTTTAGATTAAGACTTTTTTTCATAAATTGTTGATTATCTTCTAAAGTTTGGAGTTAAAGAGTTCTTGTTACACACTAGTAATTGATATGCCTGAAAATTGAGTTGTGTTCCTGCTTTTCAGTGCACATCGACTATCACACGAGTTACAAAATTGAAGAGCAAAAAAGAGACAAAAGGATCACAGGTACAATCTCTAGCAGCCAAAATGTTGGAGAAAGATTACAAGTAGAGAGCTCCTAACAAGCTTCCTTAACTTAGCCTTGAAGAGCTTACCACTTTAATCATGATGCAGCATTTCTTGAAGATTCTTCTTATGTTAAcacacttttaaatattgataactAACTATTAGCATTCTAATATTTCTCTAAACTATAAATTATATATCTCGTGTAAATgttatgtaataattttttttaattttaaattaagacTCTATTTGTTTTTCAAGTTAATACCAATGTTTATGCGAATCGTATTTTAATCTATAATTtccaaactaaaaaataaaagaaacacgCAGAGCATGTAGATACAAAAACTAGAAAATTAAGTAAAGGATAGACGGTATACCCAaaatgaacatccactctaaaaaGAAAGGAACAATTCGCATAcacagtaaaatgaacatccacattagttgataaaaaataactaaGCAATTGATAAAAAATACCACTCGTGCATCATGTTTAAATAGCATAACTAGAACCCAGCTTGAATTCAATCAaattaaactaaatctaattcaacTGGCATAATAAAAACACTTGCAGGGCATGTGCAATTGAAATCAAGTAAAAGACAAATAATATACCCAAAATAATCATCTACTTTAGAATGGAAAGAACCATTTGCAatcatagtaaaatgaacatccgactTAGTTTAAATGgctaaagaaaaatacaatttagTATTTGTTTTACAAATTTAAATGTCACATAACCTTGTTATAACTTAATCACTTATATCTAACTGTAACAACTCCAAGCATACTTGAATTCATTGAATGGTACACTAAATCCAATTTTACAATATGACTAAATTCCGTCTCATTAGTTTCTAGCTCAGTCATGTCCGTCACTTCCACGACTTGCAATCGAacacaaacaaaaaaagaaaaacaaccaaaGGAATTAAGTGACATATAGTACTATGACATAGATATCAGCAATGTAAACCACCAAGAAAATGACTAACTTAAACAGGATTAAGCGTGgtagtaaaattttaatttataataggcACCATGcttacaatatttttttaacaaattcttCTTATCAGGTAAAGTTATATTAAATTCAatccaaatcaaataaacatccaaattaaaataaaaataactatcaaaattaaattctagaaTATATATCTATACTTCCCTTCATGAAAAAGAATCATTGAAGCTCCAAGCCAtagaaacaaaaacagaaaatggATATATACAAAACACTATTCTTTCTAGGATATACATTCTTTGCGGCCTATAACTTacattttttgtattttgttttatttatgtcAATTTAGTTAGACCATAGTATAAGATCTTATCTATGAGTTAAGATTATTTAGAGACTATAACTCAAAGAAACCATCATAAAATAGAATTCTAAATAGAGGAAACTAGAAAAGAAGCATTTGTACTACCTTTTCAAGAGTGAAATCAAGAGCTGCACCAGCAACACCAGCACCTACAATAATGATATCATCACATCCTTCTGAGACTTCTGGTGAGTTCATGTACCATTTTCTGATGTCTTTATTCTTTGTGCATGTGTTGTTGTACTTGGAATATTGAATTTTCTCTTATTTGATGTAAAACCGTACAGAACAAGCACAAGCACCAAACAAGAAGCTATGACATTTCCAAAAATGAATATATAATCCATTGCCAAGGATAAGAAGATTAAAAATGTAATTATAGCTTAATAATTCATTATGATTGTTTGCAAGATGAATCGTGGTACATGAAGGCGATTTTGAGACTGTCAGGTTAAAAAGGAAGAATTTAAGGTGATAATTTAAAATCTGTTCTGTTAGACATTCTGATGAGAAATTTTTTTTGCATGGAAAGCAAATGCAATAACAATTCACAACAATGCACTTTGCCTAGAATTGGCTTACATTTGAATGCACTTGCAGCCTCAAAATTAGACAAAAAAATAATGACAAGTTGTCCTGTGGAGTTCATCTGATGTGCAAATCTATATATATTGCTGTTAAAAATTCATCCGCAATGGAACTGGATTCACTTGTGAGATTGGAGACTGCAATCGTTgcaattgcaagaaatcaatgtgtttgaagttgtaagttgaaataagtactttaaaatcaaataataatatattgatGCTATACTAGGATGTTCCACAATTAAACTCTCTTCAAATTTGATATCTTTCTCGCTGAATTTCATCTTATTGTATATTGACTTTGAGTGCTTTAGTAATGCATCTATAATGCATCTATAATTTAGGCGCATCTTGACTCCGATTATTTGATCTATTCATCATTATCAATTGTTTGGATTGAATTAATTGAATGAACTAGAGTAcctgttatgtttatctatactATCTATATGATGTCATAATTTATTTATCCTTagaatttggtttgatttttgtGTAGTATGTTGCGGATAGTATACCCTTTTTTGCAGAGctctttttataacttttttcgAGTTGTATTTATTACTCTAAGAAATAGTATATAAATCATTCTAAACAAAAAGATCAACATATATTTAAATAGtccaaaatataaagataaattattcttcaaatgaaattaaaatgacCTAATTCAATCCGTAACtattttaactaaataaatatgTTCTTGAAAGATAAGATTACGATTAAAAGTTCTAATAAAAAGCATCATAAAATCCTAAGTCTAAAGGACAGACTATTGCATCTTTTTATTTCATTCAACAACAACATAACAAACTCACATTTATCATATCCTGCTTTGGGTTGTGTTCGTCATACACCAAATTCACAGTCAGTCGTATCCTTGAGTAATCATTGATAACCTAACAGACATTAACAATGATATTAGATAATGAAATAAACTTAACTTCATTAACAATGACATTTTTCTTACTCATGTCTTATCGGGTCTCCAATAGTGGTTGAAAATCATCCATTGAGCGACCCAAATACAACCGTCATTCCTTCACCATAACTCAAGGCACACATTAACAAAGcaatataataaaagaataaacagccaaaaaattaaattcttactttaaaaattcatattttttaaagaaGAACTCATCTATaagagatatttttttaaaacaggACAAAAGTTAGATATATTTAATCTAAATAATTGGTTTGCCAGTAATATTTTAAATGGACCAAAATACACAAAGCTAATAGGAAAGACAATGACAAACAACTTCATCTCTACAAAATAACAAATAGAGAATAAAACTGAATATATTTAAagaatcaaggttatttagataTCCACTATAAACTAATAACGTAATAAGGTATATCCTTATTTTGATTAAGGCTTTTTTGCCGCTGTCTTTTCTTCAGcaaatgaagataaaaattggAATGAAGACCAAAGTATGACCATTAGCATGTTGAGACATAAATAAAAACAGGATTTCTATTTAAAGATTCATCAGATTGCTTATATCTTTTTTGCTATGGAAGAGTTTGTCTTCCTCAACCTCTAGAAATTTTCTCAACTATTTTTTTCATTCACAAAATTATATTCATCAATATAACTATGGTGTATCTTGATGGtattcagtggctaagagaaggggggttgaatcttagcccctttttgctcAGAATAACTTTCTACCCTTTGAAATAACTCCAggagatttttcttctttttgtctcgttactagtcaagagacattttctttttgtctcgtaaccagtcaggagatattttttaattttttctcctATGCAACAGAATCAGAAatagagtagaagagagagaaagaatcacaccaagaagtatcctcgttcagctgctaagtgcaatgcagcctacatccaatctccatcacaacaatgatggaatttcactataatcatacaGATTACAGACactaattctccctaggaactaccctttctatccgggacaagtccagaatctaaccccaatcctaaacttgacttggtcacctaccaagctttcaactgctaagtgctaacccaacttgtaaggggattcccacagaattatgatacacaacacagatgtacaaaggaactctaggACATCTATGTCATTTGCTTTAATTTTGTACACTCTGCCTTTTTTCactcactggctttttcttacaaacttcacactgtttgccttttttaccatgagactcaagacagacaaaacttaaagaaaatacaaaatagaaaacattgaaggagaagaacttctgttagcttgggtagctatgagaactctgtgctttttcttcttgtcTCAACCCttggctgttcacccttattatagaaggagaagcttccaaggttgaaacagTTCAACCGAGCTAACTTATTCTTCTTCAAACATCAAAACCGGTTCAGACAGAGAAAGGAGAGAGGGAAGCGAAagcaaaaaccaacatgcaatcacctctctctcatcccttctcatcaaacttcatcaatctgagccttccatcttgacttggtcTCCAAGAAGGATTTTTGACCCTTGATGAATacttgatccttgacagctccatCTGCTCCATTTTTGCTTCCTTCTCcatgtagctacagtagctaccttctgtgatggatgAACAAAAAGTAGAGACGAGCTTCACCTAACGGATCTTCCTCTCTGGCCGAAATGGATTGCAACCATTTTTGGCATGGTGATCTTGAGGCTTCTTCTCCATTTCTTACCTTTAATGGAAAAGATCTCAACCACGCCATACTGTAGATCTTCCTTTTACAAGGGCCATCATCACCTTGGCCTCTTGCTTTTGCATagcttctcttcttctacctctgatagCTTGCATCTTCAATCTTCTTCTTGACAGATGAAGTGATCGAAACTAGAGAGAGAAGAGTGAAAAGCTTTCAATGgaagtaaagaaagaaataaaaatgaaTTACTTTTCCACTTCCCATGCCTAGTAACGTGTAATACATTAATGgcaatcaaatcaatttccactttctctttcctGTTTCCAATGTAATTAATGCaagttaattaaatttgaaatccatccaaAGAGGAGAGTGGGTAACTGAAAAAGCATGCAacattgctttctttctttcttttcaattttttcggATCAAGTCTTGTTGGTCTTGTAGTAAAGATTAATTGGGCTTCACATTAATTTTCTGGCCCAATCAACATATGAATAAATCAGCCTTATGTCATGTAGAATTTTTGTGCAAGGCCGAATCTATTTTCTTAGCACATTTGGTTTTAATTTGCATTAAGCCCAATGATcaaaatctgcacacaaaacagaaatTATTAAGCacatatttttgaatcaaaatcaaattaataatttctaataacagatttttaacaatgtttgatcatcatattaatttagagttttccaaactcatcatatcTAATATATTGAATATGACTGAGAATAAAACTAGCACATATAGTTAGTTAGTAGCTTGCAATTCTATCATGGTTCTGCCTCTCTTCACAAGTGTTTTCTACTTGTCTTTATAGCTTTACATTTATGTCTTATGTTGATTATGGAGGCAGTAGCTTGTTGATGCTCCAAGCATTGCTATAAATCTATATACAAATTTAACGTTCAAGCATAAATATTAGGTGAGattcataaattattatatatattcgtACATGTCAGATTATGTATTAAATTTATGTTTGTATGAaaattttctattataaaatggtttgtattttgattttttgtgcTAATAATGTGCTAATAATGGCTTGTTGATATCTACTGCTTCTATTACTAACTCAAACCAACTTATGCAATCCATCAGTAATTACTAAATGCAGAAAAACGATTAAGTTTTTCAATCAATCTCGAATGTCATGATTCCAAACCTAAATACTTAATTAGTAATTACTAATTCATACATGATCTAAATGTGATTTCAAAATATATAGAAGCTTTCTACAACAATGATTATTAAAGTATTACTTGTTTGTCGATAGGCTTAGATTCAAGCTTTGCGTCTATGTTGTCAGCAAAATCTGCAGCCAAATTCTCACTCGTTGAAAATACTTGTAGCATCAATTGTGATTCTAGCAACagtgttgcttttttttttttatcaatcttATCCTGAAGGAAGTTCCATTTTGAAATTGTTAAGGGAGACATGGCATCTCTATTTGGTTCCAATAATTAGCCTCGGGACCTACTATTTTTGCCGCCGGTGACGACGAGCTCAGGAGAAGGCGAGAGCTTGAGATTGCGAGAGCTCAgggctatatttttttttctttttcaagccAGCTTGAGAGATTAGTGAGAGATTGGGTTTGTACTTGGGCTAAGGCAAGGTGCTAAGGTTAGAGATTTTTTTAGGgacctaattatatttttaaatttttaggaatttaaatgtctccaaaacaaaaagacaataaaaaatatatttgtctttttatcaaaaaatttaaacatgattcAGTTCAAATTGTGTAAATCAAtcgatctaataattataatgtggacaatttaatttattatttatttctataataaatcgattttattttaatttattaaaaaataaattattaatagatTTAATAAAGACATCTAATAATAATATGACATAAACATCTTTAAGAAAAgacatttttaatatctttatcaAGGTGGTTTCTTATtggtattatattattatataataatgccAATATTTAACGAGGTCCGACAAGATATCTCTGTTTTCTTGTCTTGTTTTTTAGAAGCGCTATTACTTGTACAATGAACAAGAATCTTAGGGCCTCGGTGCAGTACTTCTTGGGCCAATAAATCTATCATTTTGGGTGGGCCTATTGGTGGCCCATAATCtcattttaaaaaaagtaaaactataaaatatttatccagcatcaagaaaaaaaaatagagtttaattttactTGCTTTTTGTCAAACACCAAAATTGCCACTCAAATAAGCCCCACAATAGTCACTCAAATTGGCTACGTGCATAAAATAATCTTTAAAGTTGCGTTGATTTTGAGAgccaaaaaatgttaaaaaattaataacaaaatataaaagacaaaaatacaaaaattaatattaaaaataagattagataaaatactaaaaataaaatataaaaaataaaaataaaaaaattagtatttttatataatgataaactaaatataaaataaaacaaataataaagtataatttatctttttgtatcatacaaaatttagaatataaaataaaataataaaaaatgtaattatcaaaatttgataactattataaaaaaaataaaaaaataagttgtatttttatttaactaatttagtTTTCATGACACAATGTTTTTGTTTATGTCGCcaaacataattttatatatatgtctaTGACTCAATATCATATCTTTATAAATAGACGCtgcctaaaattttaataatatcaattatatttttgaaattgataaaaATACACTATTAGTTCCTTATCAAGTGACTCATCATACCATTAAAGATTAACGTgaagtattttattaatttaataatataattggtAAAATTAAAATCTCTGATACTATTTTAGTATCGACAGCTAATCTCGTGAACCACCTTGGAACTTAATTGGTAGAACTACATACATCCTTTTCATTATGGTTATAACATAACATACTAAAACAAGTTACTAACTAGTGAGAAGTGCGCCTTATCCAATATTGATTAGTTTGATTCGGACCAATCCCCCACCAAACACAGAGACACAGaagaaaaaaccaaagaaaatgtAGAATAAATGGGTGTAGCCAAAGTTATGAAGTTTTATTTAAGGGTAAGgcatgaagaagagaagagatgAGAGGAGAGGGTGATACAAATATTGATTAATTTGTATGGGAAAAGGAAGCCATAGCCATAGGCATTGCCATTGCCATTGCAATTGTGTTGTCTCATACTTCCAAGTATTCCACCAACACATACAAAGGCTTCCCATTCAACCGTTCGCGCCCCTACCAGTTACAAATACTCATCATTAGTAACTACATGCAGGACCAACATATATACCAAAACCACCTGAATAAAAACACACATACCTTCAGTTCTGGCAATTCTATTACACAGGCACACTCCACTACCTCTGCTCCCACACGTTCTATAAACAAGGGTCACACAAACATGTCATATATATTCAGATATATAGAGACATGTTTCTCAATAGGAAAACTGAAATTAACTTAATACCGAGTAAGTCCATAGCAGCACAGAGTGTTCCACCAGTTGCAATCAAATCATCAACCACTATAGCGCGTTCACCAGCTTCAACTGCTCCAACATGCATCTCAAGACAGTCCCTTCCATACTCCAGAATATACTCTTGAGATATCACTTTCCCTGCCATCAAACCAATAATGCAACCTTCTTTTGAGTCTTAACACCCCACAAACACTACTAGTCTTATAACATAATAATACCATACCAGGTAACTTCTTTGGTTTCCTCAATGGTACAAACTTTGCTCCTATTGCCAATGCTATGGGAGGACCGAATATGAATCCCCGAGCTTCAATTCCTACACAACAACACAGTTACAATCCATTTATCAGTAGTAGAGCACAAGAATCAAATATAGTGCTTGCATTGTGTGCTACTCTACTTGCTAGACATGAAGGAAATTAAGGATCATACGAAATTACCAACTTGCTTTTCATTAATAACCACACAACAAAAAGAATAAGAGAAGGAAGAATTTAATAATTTCACTTTGGGATAAAAAAAATCTCTGCACCTATGGAATTTTAACTCATTAAAGCATCTGTCACGTTGCGTTTTGCCTACTAAATACACACAACAGCCATTCAACAAGCATTATGATGAGTAGAGACAAAAATTGCATACAACCAATCTATTAGATTGCGAAAATGAGGGACCATACTATATATACCACAGGCTGCCTCTGATCCAGGCACATTGCATGTAACAAATGTTATATCTAGTTAAAAAAAGAATCACGGGTACAAACATGTAACCATAGGTGCAAACAcacaaaacaacaacaaaatattcTATAAACAAGGTTATCATATTAAAGAACCACCCAAAAAATTGGCTCATGAATGCATTTATAAGGCAGAGGAGATGTGAATGTCAATTGTCATATAGTTACCATAAGCCACAATGCACACTCAAAAAAAGACAAAACACCTAGTCCAATGGTGGTCTTGTTCATTTGTAATCTTCCATATGAAACTTTAAAGCGGGTACACAAGGCCCTACCAGCAATTCAGGTATAAGATTGCCATTAAATTTGTACAGGAACCGGACAATGTGAAATGGGGCCTCTAACATTAATCTGTGCAATGAGACAGGTCTGCATGCATCACCTCAAAATCTTTGATTTAATACATGATGATACTATACTATTAGAATTTCATAGCTGCTATCTCGAATCTCGAGACACTTTTTTCACTTGTAAAGGTTACACAAGACAAGAAAGACATAAAATACAAGGGTGGTAGTGTAGTAACTGATAGTGTGCTGCTACAAGTTTTaccagagagagaaagaggagtgAGATAATATAGTCAATAATATAGTTGTCGGACAGAGGTAACTgactatattaatatattttagccTTGTCTCGGAATCGTAGCTTTTCAGTCAGAGTCGTGTCCCTTTTAGGACACGTTTTTGAGCCTCAGGTTGTTTTTTGGCTTCTTCCATTTCTTTGAAATTTGTACCTAGGCTCCTTTTGTCGCTCCATTAGCCGACGTCGACCTATCTTGCTTCATTGTCTGGGCTTCTTAGTCAtgttccaacaactttttaggtagtgttcccaAGGGAACTTTtcctttatagtttgtttggatgactttttagctccaCTCCGCTTTATGTGTTcactttttaagtagtgtctttttcaaGACTTCATACCTTTCAGCAAAGCATTTTCAACCTTTCTTTTGCAAGATGTCTTCATCCCTTTTTAGTGTTCCTTTCACTAGTCTGACATCTCTGTCGggccttggtggacgaaattgtgatcacttgttctttctacttgtaggatgtttactctgatggcattgtttattttcacaactccgttcaactaaccagcaagtgtactgggtcgtccaagtaataaaccttacgtgagtaagggtcgaatccacagagattgttggtatgaagcaagctatggtaaccttgcaaatctcagttaggcagattaaaatagtttatgggtttttgaaaaacagaaataatgaaagggataaagatacttatgcaggttcattggtaggaatttcagataagcatgtggagatgctgtagagctcttggacgcctgctcttctactgcttctactcaatccttcttactcctttccatggcaagctttgtataggggttcaccatcaactgtggctactttcttcctctcggggaaataccctgtgcggctgtcactcgcacagctaaccagtctggaggcatcacccatggctaatggctacatcccatcctcgcagtgaaaactaatgcacgcactctgtcacagtacggctaatcaccggttggttcccgctcctactggaatagaatccctcttttgcgtctgtcactaacgcccagcaggttaaagtttgaagcacgtcacagtcattcattaccggaatcctactcggaataccacagacaaggtgagactttccggattcccaggatcctactcggaataccacagacaaggtgagactttccggatcctcataaatgccgccatctatctagcttataccacgaagattctgttggggaatctaagagatatgcattcaagctctgttgcatgtagaacggaagtggttgtcaatcacgcgcgttcataagtgagaatgataatgagggtaatctgactcataacattcatcatgttcttgggtacgaatgaatatcttggaataagaataaaagagatttgaataaaagataatagaacttcattaatacttgaggtacagcagagctccacacccttaatctatggtgtgaagaaactccaccgttgaaaatacataagcaaagagttcaggcatggccgaatggccagccctctctaacgtgatcacaggattcaaaatacaatccaggatgtctaatacaatagataaatgtcctatatatactagactagctactagggtttacatgagtaagtaattgatgcataaatccacttccggggcccacttggtgtatgcttgggctgagcttgatcattccacgagctaaggcatttcttggcgttaaactttgagttatgacgtgttttgggcgtttaactccggatcatgacgtttttctggcgtttaactccagacagcagcgtgtacttggcgtttaacgcc
Coding sequences within it:
- the LOC112799686 gene encoding adenine phosphoribosyltransferase 3-like, which gives rise to VGIEARGFIFGPPIALAIGAKFVPLRKPKKLPGKVISQEYILEYGRDCLEMHVGAVEAGERAIVVDDLIATGGTLCAAMDLLERVGAEVVECACVIELPELKGRERLNGKPLYVLVEYLEV